From the genome of Oncorhynchus masou masou isolate Uvic2021 chromosome 15, UVic_Omas_1.1, whole genome shotgun sequence:
tgagtatgtaaacaaagtggcatagttaaagtggctagtgatacatgtattacataaggatgcagtcgatgatatagagtacagtatatacgtatgcatatgagatgaataatgtagggtaagtaacattatataaggtagcattgtttaaagtggctagtgatatatttacatcatttcccatcaattcccattattaaagtggctggagttgagtcagtgtcagtgtgttggcagcagccactcaatgttagtggtggctgtttaacagtctgatggccttgagatagaagctgtttttcagtctctcggtcccagctttgatgcacctgtactgacctcgccttctggatgatagcggggtgaacaggcagtggctcgggtggttgatgtccttgatgatctttatggccttcctgtaacaccgggtggtgtaggtgtcctggagggcaggtagtttgcccccggtgatgcgttgtgcagacctcactaccctctggagagccttacggttgagggcggagcagttgccgtaccaggcggtgatgcagcccgccaggatgctctcgattgtgcatctgtagaagtttgtgagtgcttttggtgacaagccgaatttcttcagcctcctgaggttgaagaggtgctgctgcgccttcttcacgatgctgtctgtgtgagtggaccaattcagtttgtctgtgatgtgtatgccgaggaacttaaaacttgctactctctccactactgttccatcgatgtggataggggggtgttccctctgctgtttcctgaagtccacaatcatctccttagttttgttgacgttgagtgtgaggttatgacaagttatgtcagttGTTCTGACGTATAATGGCATGGTTATGATGGTATCATAACATGTTATGACGctaggtgtcaagtaaagtgttaccaccaaatacttttagacttttactcaagtagtattttaccggGTGCCTTTAACATTTAAAGAGTCATTTTCTATaaaagtatctttacttttactcaagtatgacaattggttaCTTTTTCCACAACTGATCCCAGGATGGAATGTTCAGCGTAGATAAAAACAAAACGGTTACAAGTACTCTACCATGTTATTGTCAATCACTCAAATACTGTTAGACCTGTCAGGTATAGGGAGCTGTAAGGGCAGGTATACATTCATCTCTGATTGGTCGGCTGCTTGTAAAGCTCTGAGAGGAATGCCGGACTGCTGCCCGTGTATAGAACAGTACAAAGGTGAGCAGGGGACTTACACCTTACAACTACTATCCTCTGTGCATTCACACTGAGGACAAACAGGGGTCGCCCCAGTCATCTGTGTAATTACACCAATGTTACTCCAatgttaggactgtgtttatgCTTTGTCCTTCAGGCCTGGGAGGTAGTGAGTTCCTACAGGTGCTGCAGCTCTCCCACAACAGGATCTCTGACCTGCGACCTGGAGACCTGTGCAGGTGCCCCCTTCTGAGAGAGATCCATCTGCAGCACAACCGTATCTCCAACCTCCACCCACAGGCCCTGAGGGACATGCCAGAGCTCAGGGTAActatacacatgataactacaaCATCATAACAGTCATTTTGTTATCCTTTTCCTCCCACCTGACCAGATTTTTGATATTCATGTTCATCATGTCATCCTTCAAGGTCCTGGATCTGAGCTTCAACTTGTTGACCACGATCACTCCATCAGCCTACCTGTCGCTGTGTAACCTGAATGCCCTGGTGGAGGTGAGTGGGAACAGGTGGAGGTGTGACTGCAGCCTGCGGAGCTTGAGGAGGAAGATGGCCTACGACAGGGACAGGGCCCTGCAGctgacctggaggggggtggtgtGTACATCCCCCTCCACCCACGCAGGTAGAGACCTGCTACACCTGGAGGACAGTGACCTCACCTGCTCTACTGCTGAGAACAGGGCGGGGCTCCACCAGGATGTGACAGTGGATAAAGGGATGGAGATCCTGTTGCCCTGTGGCTCTCCAAAGCAAGGTAACACACTTCTTTCACGGTCTCTCAAACTTTCACGGtctcccaaactcggtcctgcccCCCCCTGaaacagctgtgtagtgttagggctaaatccaaaacgtgcacccagagGGGGGGCAGGACCCTGCATTACACCAACAGTTAAAGGCCAAGTCTAGTCAAAAAACGTgatttccctgtgttttatacttatatatttccacactatgagattGAAAAATGATGATCATGCCCTTTTAGTGTGCgagctgtttgaaaaggccgACTGCAATTTCAACCTGTTTTGGtgggagttttggcctgcctagggacatcaccaggcggtaaatgagttaatatactaataagaaagagttccaaacctctctgccaataacagctagttttcagttttccgctccccactcagaccactacCAGACAGTTTTAGCAAAATTAgagctaagaagctatttttgtttctttttgaccattttaattgaaaacaatcacagtaaggtacttaattgttatccAGAAATAAAAACAgatgcattggacctttaatttctttgtttgtgtgtgttgagtaTATAGCTAACAACCATTCGAATTGTAATCACTCTTGGCTTTATAATAGTCTCCCACTGTTTGTGTATTTGTTCTAGATTCAACATGGTGGACACCCAATGGACAAGTTCCTGGGAGCCAGGCAGGCCTGCTGATCAGTGACATCACAGAGCGAGACGCAGGACTGTACGTGTGCATCTCTGGGCCACACGAGGAGTCTGTGTCTGTATTCAACCTGCTTGTTCACAAGGCAGAGAGGAAAACCAGAGACACTAGGAGTTTACACAGGGAGCGGCTACAGATTAACTCAGAGTTAGGCAGCATCCAGGGGGaaggtcaggagacagacctgaacTCTCTAGACCTCCACAGGGCTACTCAGAGAACACAGTCTGACTTGGTCctggctgtctgcctgtctgtgttcaTCACCTTCCTGGTAGCATTTGTAATTGGTGCTCTGACCAGACCTCTCCTGGACGCTCTCTGGAGGAGGTGTTGTAGCTGCTGTAACCGTACCAAGCAAAGCGCCTCCCCACCACAATCGGTCTCCTCTGCTGGGCAGTCCCCCTACGATAACAAGGCCTATTCAGATGAGGATGAGCGAGAGGAACtagggacacacagggagaggagagtgacatttAGTGGACATCCTTCAGAACAAAGGGATCAGAATAGCATTCCATACTATGATACTGTGGCCAATGGCATGCAGGACAACCTCGCTGGGGAATATGATGCAACATATGAGAATGTTCAGGAGAGGGATACCTCACACCCCTCCCTTGAGGTCTATCACCCGCCTGAGGAGGAGAAGCCTAGGGTACAGGGCTCTGTCAGCTCAGGAAGCTTCCGACATGACAacccagagacagacactcacagTGGAGAtctctctgatatgtctctgagtGAACCACAAAGGGGCGCTTACCCAGTCCATACCCACGGCATGGAGTTTGAATCCATCCCCGACCCAGAACAGTTGCACGGGTGTCGAAGCTCGTCTGTGTCTTCACACTCTGACCAGGAGAGTCCAGATAGGGATCAGGATATGGACTGGCCCAAAGACAATTTGGCTCAGAGATTGGAGGAGCGCAAGACCCGGAATAATTCCTGGGAGCCTCAATCCCCCCAGAAGGAAGACGACTCCTTTGAGCGGAGTTCAGATTTCCCTACAGTTAAACCAGTTGATGTTCTACAGATTAACATTGGCAGAGTGGGTGAGATCCCTGGATTTGCTTATAGGAAATCAAACATGGCAGATCCCAACCCCATGGATCCTGAGCTGTGGAATGACAGCGGAGAGAGCTTTGAGTTCTCTGATTCCGTCCAAGGTGCATCGGCACGATCCAGTAGTCAAGATCTTTCAGGTTCTGCTTTTGCTGATCAGTTGAGAAAAGAGTATGAACAAGCGTGGAATAAAGAAACACTTGTGAAAGATTGGAGGGAGAATGATAAGTCCAGCTCCAGCAACTCAAGTGACAGTGGGAATGAACCTACAGAGTACACTGTGAACCCAGAGATGGGGgtagtgaaggagaaggagattgTCCAGGATGCACTACTTACACATGATAGCACAACAGACCCTGCAGCAGCGAACCCCTATCTCAAACACGATGTCAGTTTGGACAAGCAGCACTATAAGGACCCAGTCAGTCCCTCTCCAGATGAGGATGGATTTCATGTGAGTGAACTGAGACAGGAAGTTCAACGCTCTCATTTGTTTTCAGAGCACTCTGATTTGTCCAGTGATAGTAGTGATGAACCCACAAAGTACACAGTGAACAAGGATAGcgatgaggaagaagaggatgaagcTCAAGTCCCAGCTGTGACACACAAAGGTCCATCTCTCAGTCTTGGAGATATTAATGTATCTTTGGCCTCAAGGAAAGCTCTCAATATTGGCTTCTCCAAGGATGGTTTTCAATATCAATCAGAGCCTGAGACAAGGTTGACTGGCTTGGATCGAACCACCCAGAGTGCCATCAGCACAAAGGAGCCCCTTCCCCAAACTTCATTGCCCTCAGACGTGGCAAGGGTTGAAAACCCACCAGTTTCAGCCTACATCCCCAGACTCAGTAAGCGTTTAGATATTCAGTCTCCTCAGGAAGCTTCCCCTGCTCCCGCAAAAACACCACCACCCTCTGAAttctcttccaacagtgagaGTGATGAGACAGATAACTCAATGAAACTTGACAGAGAGCTCCCAGATGTCTCACAGAAGAATTCATCTCTCAGTCTTGGAGACATTAATGTCTCTTTGGCTCCAAGGAAAGCTCTGAATATCGGCTTTTCCAAGCAAGGTTACCAATATCAACCCGAGCCTGAAAAAAGGTTGACTGGCGTGGGTCTTTCTTTCCAGAGTGCCATCACCCCAAAGGAGCCTTCATTGCCCTCAGACGGGACAAGGGCTGGAGAGTCTCCAGCTCCATTCTATATCCCCAGCCTCAGGAGATGTCTGGATATTCAGCCTCCTCAGGACACTCCACCTGCTCCACCACGAACACCACCACCCTCTGGTTCATCCTCTTCTAGAAGTGAAAGTGAGGATGAGACTACAATGAATCAAAAAAGAGAAGCGAAAGCTAAGGTTCCAGATTCATCTTTCATTCCCGCAGGCATTGATGTCTCTTTTGCTCCAAGGAAAGCTCTCAATATTGGCTTCTCCAAGGAGGGTCTTCAATATCAATCAGAGCCTGAGACAAGGCCGAAAAGCTTGGATCTCTCCTCTCAGAGTGATATCACCCCAAAGGAGTCACTTCCCCAACATCGATTCCCAGAAGGGACAAGGACTGGAGAGACTCCACTAGATATCCCCAGCCTCAGGGGACATTTAGATATTCAGGCCACTCAGGAAACTCCACCTGCTGCCCCAGGGTCACGCCGACCTGCTGGTTCATCCTCTTTTAACAGTGAAAGTGAGGATGAGACGACAATGAATCAAAAAAGGGAAGAGAAATCTCAGGACTCCGATTCATCTTTCATTCCCGAAGGCATTGATGTCTCTTTTGCTCCAAGGAAAGCGCTCAATATTGGCTTCTCCAAGGAGGGTTTTCAATATCAATCAGAGCCAAGTTTGACTGGCATGGGTCTAACCTCCCAGATTGCCATCAGTACAAAGCAGCCCTTTCCCAAATCTTCAATTCCCTCAGATGGGACAAGGGATGAAGAGTCTCTAGTTCCACTCTATATCCCCATTTTCA
Proteins encoded in this window:
- the LOC135556319 gene encoding uncharacterized protein LOC135556319, which translates into the protein MRTRKGTGRFVMAVSQWMFCAAVLLLLIQGLQCSPVPPACPESCLCQKDLLNCSFTGLSQAQQHVPSTVTELDLSHNLLKSVTPSWSSWRLKSLWLGHNSITHLSLCVRRTWRGKHWKIPLSRSQGRCVSWAPTLQLLSAERNQLEMIPEGLGGSEFLQVLQLSHNRISDLRPGDLCRCPLLREIHLQHNRISNLHPQALRDMPELRVLDLSFNLLTTITPSAYLSLCNLNALVEVSGNRWRCDCSLRSLRRKMAYDRDRALQLTWRGVVCTSPSTHAGRDLLHLEDSDLTCSTAENRAGLHQDVTVDKGMEILLPCGSPKQDSTWWTPNGQVPGSQAGLLISDITERDAGLYVCISGPHEESVSVFNLLVHKAERKTRDTRSLHRERLQINSELGSIQGEGQETDLNSLDLHRATQRTQSDLVLAVCLSVFITFLVAFVIGALTRPLLDALWRRCCSCCNRTKQSASPPQSVSSAGQSPYDNKAYSDEDEREELGTHRERRVTFSGHPSEQRDQNSIPYYDTVANGMQDNLAGEYDATYENVQERDTSHPSLEVYHPPEEEKPRVQGSVSSGSFRHDNPETDTHSGDLSDMSLSEPQRGAYPVHTHGMEFESIPDPEQLHGCRSSSVSSHSDQESPDRDQDMDWPKDNLAQRLEERKTRNNSWEPQSPQKEDDSFERSSDFPTVKPVDVLQINIGRVGEIPGFAYRKSNMADPNPMDPELWNDSGESFEFSDSVQGASARSSSQDLSGSAFADQLRKEYEQAWNKETLVKDWRENDKSSSSNSSDSGNEPTEYTVNPEMGVVKEKEIVQDALLTHDSTTDPAAANPYLKHDVSLDKQHYKDPVSPSPDEDGFHVSELRQEVQRSHLFSEHSDLSSDSSDEPTKYTVNKDSDEEEEDEAQVPAVTHKGPSLSLGDINVSLASRKALNIGFSKDGFQYQSEPETRLTGLDRTTQSAISTKEPLPQTSLPSDVARVENPPVSAYIPRLSKRLDIQSPQEASPAPAKTPPPSEFSSNSESDETDNSMKLDRELPDVSQKNSSLSLGDINVSLAPRKALNIGFSKQGYQYQPEPEKRLTGVGLSFQSAITPKEPSLPSDGTRAGESPAPFYIPSLRRCLDIQPPQDTPPAPPRTPPPSGSSSSRSESEDETTMNQKREAKAKVPDSSFIPAGIDVSFAPRKALNIGFSKEGLQYQSEPETRPKSLDLSSQSDITPKESLPQHRFPEGTRTGETPLDIPSLRGHLDIQATQETPPAAPGSRRPAGSSSFNSESEDETTMNQKREEKSQDSDSSFIPEGIDVSFAPRKALNIGFSKEGFQYQSEPSLTGMGLTSQIAISTKQPFPKSSIPSDGTRDEESLVPLYIPIFRRHVGIQPPQETPPAAPQTPPPSGSSSSGSEIKELDREVPDVTHKDPFLSLGDINVSIAPRKALNISFSKEGFQYQQEPETRWPSLDLSSQSDITPKEPLPQHRFPEGTRTGETPLDIPSLRGHLDIQATQETPPAAPGSRRPAGSSSFNSESEDETTMNQKREEKSQDSDSSFIPEGIDVSFAPRKALNIGFSEEGFQYQSEPSLTGMGLTSQIAISTKEPLSKSSIPSDGTRDEESLVPLYIPSFRRHVDIQPHQETPPASLRTSHNSESTSSSSESEGETTMNQKREEEKAKVPDVTYKYPSLSPRDTPINVSFVPRKALNIGFSKESFQNQSSESKYESITTTNDRGFQEDAKPAPKTSIFYSTSSDRARTEEPPVPLYIPGHWRHQNIQPFQDATLVESSSASSENGDELTEHTKKPGRDVTDFSLSPGDTPINVSFAPRRALNISLYNSASTTEEVERKTGAEDRWERPGLGGLKALSETQRWDTKDSSTNMNVSFSQRSALNINSDSSTDEVGRRARADFEEETNPSPQLSLPKTSSLFSTSTDEARPIESPLQIPRRRRRLVVDIQPHLAPPSAPGTPPPFPEGEEAAGSGWRSRGQQRWRAIDGFGRTPMTQRDEVEKNYMGLLAAKPFGTARQYQSITPETIMAAQHSEIAERDGSDLTFSTVRHSEA